The following proteins come from a genomic window of Acinetobacter baumannii:
- a CDS encoding exonuclease SbcCD subunit D, protein MSVSMSVHFLHTSDWHLGQFFYNHSRHYEHQQFLSWLLTQIQEKQPHALLIAGDIFDVINPGSQAQKQLYQFLADAHRIAPHMQTLMIAGNHDSGYRIEQVEPLLEKYNAKTVGVVRWNEDKTLDLDRLLLPIYNQNQDIVAWCLALPFLRSAEITGFNEHTTNSKNAIAYLHQQLIAEAKRRKTPDQALILMSHAHMQGGETSDSERPIIIGNEEALSTTLFEDAVDYVALGHLHKPQKVGQPHIRYSGSPIPLSFSEINYKHQVVEVKIDPSQDTDSRLQFEAVEIPRCIQLHRIRGELNEVLQQLQALPHGVIENIDHREYVDIEYYSLTPPQPNLRQQFEAALPPDRYRLVRISRQYVNKDATNSNTTQHIALEPPTPEKLFQNIWEKQGYSADDAVLKDFLSLVQEAQKHLENDASH, encoded by the coding sequence ATGTCTGTTTCTATGTCCGTACATTTTCTACATACTTCTGACTGGCATTTGGGGCAGTTTTTTTATAATCATTCACGACACTACGAACACCAACAATTTTTAAGCTGGTTGCTCACTCAAATTCAAGAAAAACAACCACATGCCCTGCTTATTGCTGGCGATATTTTTGATGTCATTAACCCGGGTTCACAAGCACAAAAACAACTCTACCAATTTTTAGCAGATGCCCATCGTATTGCACCGCACATGCAAACACTCATGATTGCGGGTAACCATGACTCAGGCTACCGTATTGAACAGGTCGAACCGCTTTTAGAAAAATACAATGCAAAAACCGTAGGTGTGGTTCGCTGGAATGAAGATAAAACCCTAGATCTCGATCGACTGCTTTTACCTATCTATAACCAAAATCAAGATATTGTGGCGTGGTGCCTTGCCCTGCCTTTTTTACGTTCGGCTGAAATTACGGGCTTTAACGAACATACCACCAATAGCAAAAATGCGATTGCCTATTTGCACCAGCAACTCATTGCCGAAGCCAAACGTCGCAAGACACCGGACCAAGCCCTGATTTTGATGTCGCATGCGCATATGCAAGGTGGGGAAACATCCGACTCTGAACGCCCCATTATTATTGGTAATGAAGAGGCGCTTTCAACGACGTTATTTGAAGATGCGGTCGACTATGTCGCTTTAGGGCACTTACATAAACCACAAAAAGTAGGTCAGCCGCACATTCGTTATAGCGGTTCACCCATTCCGCTTTCTTTTAGCGAAATTAACTATAAGCACCAAGTAGTTGAGGTCAAAATCGACCCTTCTCAAGATACGGACAGCCGTTTGCAATTTGAAGCTGTGGAAATTCCGCGCTGCATACAATTGCACCGCATTCGTGGTGAGCTAAACGAAGTACTGCAACAACTCCAAGCCTTGCCTCACGGCGTGATTGAAAATATTGACCACCGTGAATATGTCGATATTGAATATTATAGTTTAACGCCACCACAGCCGAATTTACGTCAGCAGTTTGAAGCTGCTCTACCACCTGACCGCTATCGTTTAGTGCGTATTTCACGTCAATACGTAAACAAAGACGCGACTAATTCAAATACTACCCAGCACATTGCTCTTGAGCCACCAACACCAGAAAAACTCTTTCAAAATATCTGGGAAAAACAAGGTTACAGCGCCGATGATGCGGTCTTAAAAGATTTTCTGAGTCTGGTACAAGAAGCACAAAAACATCTTGAAAATGATGCAAGCCATTAA
- a CDS encoding OsmC family protein → MAIHKYEVKIQWEGNTGTGTSSYRSYKRDFSIQHPQKTTIQGSSDPAYLGDVTRWNPEDLLVVSASACHKLWYLHLCAVNHIHVVSYVDHALGFMEDTDPVKRGHFTQIILRPEVVLEKGADQELAAKLHEEAHHECMIANSVNFPITCEASFSFAE, encoded by the coding sequence ATGGCTATTCATAAATACGAAGTAAAAATACAGTGGGAAGGCAATACGGGTACAGGCACTTCCTCTTATCGTTCATATAAACGCGATTTTAGTATTCAGCATCCTCAAAAGACGACTATTCAAGGTTCTTCAGACCCTGCCTATTTGGGCGATGTGACCAGATGGAACCCAGAAGATTTATTGGTCGTGTCAGCTTCTGCTTGTCATAAGCTTTGGTATTTACACCTATGTGCAGTCAATCATATTCACGTTGTGAGTTATGTCGATCATGCACTTGGTTTTATGGAAGATACAGATCCGGTCAAACGTGGTCATTTTACCCAAATTATTTTAAGGCCCGAGGTTGTTTTAGAAAAAGGGGCTGACCAAGAGCTTGCAGCAAAACTGCATGAAGAAGCACATCACGAATGTATGATTGCCAATTCGGTAAATTTTCCAATTACATGTGAAGCCAGCTTTAGCTTTGCTGAATAA
- a CDS encoding VOC family protein has translation MNNIAYFEIQSSNPARDAQFYQAVFGWQFKLDESLPIEYYRIETPSIMGGLLKRPAQTPPMEYGTNAFTCSVQVENFDEVAAKILAQGGIVAMDKFAIPGRAWHGYFVDLDHNVFGIFQVDENAA, from the coding sequence ATGAACAATATTGCCTATTTTGAAATCCAGTCTTCAAACCCTGCCCGCGATGCGCAGTTTTATCAAGCTGTGTTTGGTTGGCAATTTAAACTCGATGAAAGCTTACCTATTGAATATTACCGCATAGAGACACCTTCAATTATGGGTGGACTATTAAAACGCCCTGCTCAAACACCTCCAATGGAATATGGCACCAATGCATTTACCTGTTCGGTTCAGGTGGAAAACTTCGATGAAGTGGCTGCAAAAATTTTAGCGCAAGGTGGCATTGTGGCAATGGATAAATTCGCTATTCCAGGCCGCGCTTGGCATGGTTACTTTGTCGATTTAGACCACAACGTTTTTGGTATTTTTCAAGTCGATGAAAATGCAGCTTAA
- a CDS encoding ABZJ_00895 family protein, protein MTKLRSYFLWFFALCIVLTLIVGVIAALLPASVGGILTAVPYLGAMIFVLFRFLKKERRAPTVPEKKKFTLGFTLIFWGYNLCGVLFGLFLFSRQDPEILQNFMLYLKQPQFLSIMVIMLLMLAIPLYLITYWFYGKQAQRMANKMFNAS, encoded by the coding sequence ATGACCAAATTACGTTCTTACTTTCTCTGGTTTTTTGCTTTATGCATCGTGCTTACTTTAATTGTCGGTGTGATTGCAGCACTATTACCAGCGAGTGTAGGCGGTATTTTAACAGCCGTTCCATATTTAGGCGCAATGATTTTTGTCTTATTTAGATTTTTAAAGAAAGAACGCCGTGCACCGACAGTACCAGAAAAAAAGAAATTTACGTTAGGTTTTACCCTCATATTTTGGGGCTATAACTTGTGTGGTGTTTTATTTGGTCTGTTTTTATTTTCAAGACAAGACCCTGAGATTTTGCAAAACTTTATGCTTTACCTCAAACAGCCTCAGTTCTTAAGCATTATGGTGATTATGCTTTTAATGTTAGCTATTCCGCTTTATTTAATTACCTACTGGTTTTATGGCAAACAAGCCCAGCGCATGGCAAACAAAATGTTTAATGCGTCATAA
- a CDS encoding TIGR01777 family oxidoreductase, whose protein sequence is MNKNVLITGASGFIGTHLIRFLLQKNYNVIAVTRQAGKKSDHPALQWVQKFEDISTRQIDYVVNLAGANIGEKRWTESRKKHLIESRVNTTQKLYAWLKQSQIFPEVIVSGSAIGYYGIDNQEKWTEVCTEQSSPQPIFMSQLCQEWERAALADSQQNTKIIRLGVVFGQGGGILPKMLLSIRLNLVGQIGHGRQPVVWVHIEDVLNAIEFIFKHPQSAQIHNVVAPENVTQKVFVEQAAKVLNKKPMLSAPSTVFRCLLGEQSQLILNGQYVKPAALQAEGFEFAYPQLKMALENILASG, encoded by the coding sequence ATGAATAAGAATGTATTAATCACAGGTGCCAGTGGCTTTATTGGAACGCATTTAATTAGGTTCCTGCTACAAAAAAATTATAACGTGATTGCGGTGACACGGCAGGCTGGAAAGAAATCTGACCATCCTGCCTTGCAGTGGGTACAAAAGTTCGAAGATATTTCGACCCGTCAAATTGATTATGTGGTGAATTTGGCCGGTGCAAATATTGGTGAGAAACGCTGGACCGAGTCACGTAAAAAACACCTCATTGAAAGCCGTGTAAATACGACCCAAAAACTGTATGCATGGCTCAAGCAATCTCAAATTTTTCCTGAAGTGATTGTCTCTGGTTCTGCAATTGGTTATTACGGTATAGATAATCAAGAAAAGTGGACAGAGGTGTGCACTGAACAAAGTTCGCCACAGCCCATTTTCATGTCTCAGCTTTGCCAAGAGTGGGAACGCGCAGCGTTAGCAGACTCTCAGCAAAATACTAAAATTATTCGTTTAGGCGTTGTGTTCGGGCAGGGTGGCGGCATCTTGCCTAAAATGTTGCTTTCTATTCGACTCAATTTAGTCGGTCAAATTGGTCACGGACGTCAGCCTGTAGTATGGGTACATATTGAAGACGTATTAAACGCAATTGAGTTTATATTCAAGCATCCTCAATCTGCTCAAATTCACAATGTCGTGGCCCCAGAAAACGTGACCCAAAAGGTATTTGTTGAACAAGCTGCCAAAGTTTTGAATAAGAAACCAATGTTGTCGGCGCCTAGTACAGTTTTTCGCTGTTTGTTAGGAGAGCAGTCGCAATTGATCTTAAATGGGCAATACGTCAAACCCGCTGCCTTACAAGCAGAAGGATTTGAGTTTGCTTATCCTCAATTAAAAATGGCTTTAGAGAATATACTCGCCTCAGGCTAA
- a CDS encoding NAD(P)/FAD-dependent oxidoreductase encodes MHIAIIGAGISGLMSALELVEQGCTISIFDQQQAGQAASWAGGGILSPMYPWRYVHAVNQLAQFGKASYQAWNQKLYPVTGIDFEIHDTGMLIFDEEDFDVGLSYAEQHQEPMQRCEYLQRDALEQVNPHISEQFQEAIYFPELSNIRNPRVLQSLISYLKQHPNVEFFEHTPVKKLIQQGDAIQALQTEDGRKHTADHFVITSGAWSHYWNSQLQLDIPVEPVQGQMLLFKTPAHWLPTMCMNRVMYLIPRMDGHIVCGSSMAHRGFDTSTDETTQHNILEACLEMVPELADFPIVHRWAGLRPSSPNGVPYIGRMPEMDNLWANFGHFRNGLCMGAGSAQLLRQLMLGQPTLVDAKAYSPERLQNKILA; translated from the coding sequence ATGCATATTGCAATCATTGGCGCGGGCATAAGTGGATTAATGTCTGCGCTGGAGTTGGTTGAACAAGGCTGTACGATCAGCATTTTTGATCAACAACAAGCGGGACAAGCAGCCTCTTGGGCTGGCGGAGGTATTCTCTCTCCGATGTACCCGTGGCGTTATGTGCATGCAGTGAACCAACTCGCTCAATTTGGCAAAGCCTCTTATCAAGCATGGAACCAAAAGCTCTACCCTGTTACAGGGATTGATTTTGAAATACATGACACAGGCATGCTGATTTTTGATGAAGAAGATTTTGACGTTGGACTTTCCTACGCCGAGCAGCATCAAGAGCCGATGCAGCGCTGTGAATATTTACAAAGAGATGCCTTAGAACAAGTTAATCCGCACATTTCCGAACAATTTCAAGAAGCGATTTATTTCCCTGAACTGTCTAATATTCGCAATCCACGCGTATTACAGTCCCTGATTAGCTATTTAAAGCAACATCCAAATGTTGAGTTTTTCGAACACACTCCTGTTAAAAAACTGATTCAACAAGGTGATGCCATACAAGCACTCCAAACCGAAGATGGCCGCAAACATACAGCAGACCATTTTGTAATAACTTCGGGCGCTTGGAGCCATTACTGGAACTCACAATTACAACTCGACATTCCAGTCGAACCTGTGCAAGGTCAGATGCTGTTATTTAAAACCCCTGCTCACTGGCTACCGACCATGTGTATGAATCGAGTCATGTATTTGATTCCACGTATGGACGGTCATATTGTGTGCGGGTCTAGCATGGCACATCGCGGCTTTGACACCTCTACCGATGAAACTACACAGCACAATATTTTAGAAGCATGTTTAGAAATGGTGCCTGAACTGGCCGATTTCCCGATTGTACATCGATGGGCAGGTCTCAGACCAAGTTCACCAAACGGTGTTCCATACATTGGTAGAATGCCTGAAATGGACAACCTATGGGCAAACTTTGGGCACTTTAGAAATGGTTTGTGTATGGGCGCAGGTTCTGCGCAATTGCTCCGTCAGCTTATGCTAGGACAACCAACATTAGTTGATGCCAAAGCATATTCCCCAGAGCGTTTGCAAAATAAAATCTTAGCCTGA
- the hemB gene encoding porphobilinogen synthase encodes MTYTFNRPAFPATRMRRIRKNDQLRAMVSETQLTTNHLIYPVFVLPGQNQTQDIPSMPNIQRLSADLLLKKAERLLELGVSKLALFPVTPQEDKSLTAEAAWREDGLVQTTCRLLKKELPEMVLITDGALDPYTTHGQDGIIDETGYVLNDETVECLIKQALSHAEAGAEVIAPSDMMDGRIGAIRQALEANGHIYTNIMAYSAKYASSFYGPFRDAVGSASNLKGGNKYNYQMDFANRAEALHEIALDIQEGADMVIVKPGMPYLDVVREVKDTFGIPTFIYQVSGEYAMLAGAIQNGWLSDSVILESLMCCRRAGADGIWTYFAETAAEKLKEMN; translated from the coding sequence ATGACTTATACGTTCAATCGTCCTGCATTTCCAGCTACTCGCATGCGCCGTATCCGTAAAAATGACCAGTTGCGTGCGATGGTCAGCGAAACACAGCTCACTACCAATCACTTGATTTATCCAGTATTTGTATTACCAGGACAAAATCAAACCCAAGATATTCCAAGTATGCCAAACATTCAGCGTTTGTCGGCAGATTTATTACTGAAAAAAGCTGAAAGACTTCTGGAATTAGGTGTATCCAAACTGGCTCTTTTCCCTGTAACACCTCAAGAAGATAAAAGCCTTACCGCAGAAGCTGCATGGCGTGAAGATGGTTTAGTACAAACCACCTGCCGTCTGCTTAAAAAAGAATTACCAGAAATGGTGTTAATCACTGATGGTGCCCTCGACCCATACACCACGCATGGTCAAGACGGCATTATTGATGAAACAGGCTATGTGCTAAATGACGAGACTGTAGAGTGCTTGATTAAACAAGCCTTAAGTCACGCAGAAGCAGGTGCCGAAGTGATTGCTCCAAGTGACATGATGGATGGCCGTATTGGCGCGATTCGTCAGGCTTTAGAAGCCAATGGTCACATCTATACCAACATCATGGCCTACTCTGCAAAATATGCGTCTAGCTTCTATGGTCCGTTCCGTGATGCTGTTGGCTCTGCATCCAACCTAAAAGGTGGTAATAAATATAACTACCAGATGGACTTTGCCAACCGTGCCGAAGCGTTACATGAAATCGCGCTTGATATTCAAGAAGGCGCTGACATGGTGATTGTAAAACCGGGCATGCCATATCTGGATGTGGTACGTGAGGTGAAAGATACCTTTGGTATTCCGACATTCATTTATCAAGTGAGTGGCGAATACGCAATGTTAGCTGGCGCAATTCAAAATGGCTGGTTATCAGACTCAGTGATTTTAGAATCGCTCATGTGCTGCCGCCGCGCTGGTGCAGACGGAATCTGGACTTACTTTGCAGAAACCGCTGCTGAAAAACTCAAGGAAATGAACTAA
- a CDS encoding thioesterase family protein yields the protein MSDEKKNWTGNIQLGAKTDLNVVLNQLCKAFNSCPFFKHSGMIMRVVDGHIEGYVEMQPDLIGNLAFQVLHGGVAATLLDSIGGIVAMEHLYRRSTPETLPETIKQVTRLATVDMRVDYLAPGRGKYFIARAEVLRLGRKGCTMRMTMVNDEDKAIAAGIASYAY from the coding sequence ATGAGTGATGAAAAGAAAAATTGGACGGGGAACATACAATTAGGCGCCAAAACTGACCTAAATGTGGTTCTCAACCAATTGTGTAAGGCGTTTAATAGCTGTCCATTTTTTAAGCATAGTGGAATGATTATGCGTGTGGTAGATGGGCACATTGAAGGCTATGTTGAAATGCAACCTGACCTCATTGGCAATTTGGCTTTTCAGGTTTTGCATGGTGGTGTGGCTGCAACTTTGCTCGATAGCATTGGTGGAATTGTGGCAATGGAACATCTCTATCGCCGTTCAACTCCCGAAACCCTGCCTGAAACCATTAAACAGGTTACACGCTTGGCAACTGTCGATATGCGTGTAGATTATTTGGCACCGGGGCGTGGTAAATATTTTATTGCACGTGCCGAAGTCCTACGTTTAGGCCGTAAGGGCTGTACCATGCGCATGACCATGGTCAATGATGAAGATAAAGCCATTGCTGCCGGTATTGCCTCATATGCCTATTAA
- a CDS encoding EmrA/EmrK family multidrug efflux transporter periplasmic adaptor subunit — MTDAQSNVQETVPTTSASDDNMQNKRKKFLGFFALILLIAAILYAIWALFLNHSVSTDNAYVGAETAQITSMVSGQVAQVLVKDTQTVHRGDVLVRIDDRDAKIALAQAEAELAKAKRQYKQTAANSSSLNSQVVVRADEINSAKAQVAQAQADYDKAALELNRRAQLAASGAVSKEELTKAQSAVETAKAGLELAKAGLAQATSSRKAAESTLAANEALIQGVSETSTPDVQVAQAHVEQAQLDLERTVIRAPVDGVITRRNIQVGQRVAPGTSMMMIVPLNDLYVDANFKESQLKKVRPGQPVTLTSDLYGDDVEYHGKVVGFSGGTGSAFALIPAQNATGNWIKVVQRLPVRIALDPKELAEHPLRVGLSMEAKVDLSAK, encoded by the coding sequence ATGACTGATGCACAAAGCAATGTACAAGAAACAGTGCCAACAACATCTGCCTCGGATGACAACATGCAAAACAAGCGCAAAAAATTTCTTGGTTTCTTTGCGCTGATTTTATTGATCGCCGCTATTTTATATGCAATCTGGGCATTATTTTTAAATCACTCGGTGAGTACGGATAATGCTTATGTCGGTGCAGAAACCGCGCAAATTACCTCAATGGTTAGCGGACAGGTCGCTCAGGTTTTGGTAAAAGATACTCAAACAGTACACCGCGGTGATGTGCTGGTTCGTATTGATGACCGTGATGCCAAAATCGCGTTGGCACAAGCCGAGGCAGAGCTTGCCAAAGCAAAACGCCAATATAAACAAACTGCGGCAAACAGTAGTTCTTTAAACTCTCAAGTGGTGGTTCGTGCTGACGAAATTAACAGTGCTAAAGCACAGGTTGCTCAAGCACAGGCCGACTATGACAAAGCTGCTTTAGAACTGAACCGTCGTGCACAGCTTGCTGCCTCTGGCGCTGTGTCTAAAGAAGAACTCACCAAAGCACAAAGTGCGGTTGAAACTGCTAAAGCCGGACTAGAGCTTGCTAAAGCTGGCCTTGCACAAGCGACTTCTAGTCGTAAGGCAGCCGAAAGCACCTTAGCTGCAAACGAAGCGTTAATTCAGGGTGTAAGCGAAACCTCGACTCCGGATGTACAAGTTGCACAAGCGCATGTAGAACAAGCTCAGCTTGACTTGGAACGTACCGTGATTCGTGCACCAGTTGATGGTGTGATTACACGCCGTAATATTCAAGTTGGTCAACGCGTTGCACCGGGTACAAGCATGATGATGATTGTGCCGCTTAACGATTTATATGTAGATGCTAACTTCAAAGAAAGTCAGTTGAAAAAAGTCCGCCCAGGTCAGCCAGTCACATTAACATCAGATTTATATGGTGATGATGTTGAATACCACGGCAAAGTGGTGGGCTTCTCTGGTGGTACAGGCTCTGCCTTTGCCTTAATTCCGGCTCAAAACGCAACAGGTAACTGGATTAAAGTGGTTCAACGCTTACCGGTTCGTATTGCACTTGACCCGAAAGAACTTGCTGAACACCCATTACGTGTTGGCTTGTCGATGGAAGCAAAAGTCGACTTATCTGCGAAGTAA
- a CDS encoding DHA2 family efflux MFS transporter permease subunit: MKTQTPFAELSGGRLLLAAFVIALSNFMVVLDTTIANVSVPHITGNLAVSSTQGTWVVTSYAVAEAICVPLTGWLAGRFGTVRVFIFGLIGFTVFSFLCGLATSLEMLVFFRIGQGLCGGPLMPLSQTLLMRIFPQEKHAQAMGLWAMTTVVGPILGPILGGLISDNLSWHWIFFINLPVGIVCVLAAMRLLRVAETETISLRIDTVGLGLLILWIGALQLMLDLGHERDWFNSTSIVVLALTAAIGFVVFLIWELTDKHPVVDVKVFRHRGFAISVLALSLGFGAFFGSIVLIPQWLQMNLSYTATWAGYLTATMGFGSLTMSPIVAKLSTKHDPRALASFGLILLGIVTLMRAFWTTDADFMALAWPQILQGFAVPFFFIPLSNIALGSVLQQEIASAAGLMNFLRTMAGAIGASIAVTVWDDHAKVARSEMVSNLHTTEVQNTLLQNGFTADSTLGIISNLVDKEAITMSANHVFLLFAIVFVFAGLVIWLCPKPKQVSGMPSH, encoded by the coding sequence ATGAAAACGCAAACACCTTTTGCCGAGTTAAGCGGTGGCCGTTTACTACTGGCAGCGTTTGTTATTGCCTTGTCGAACTTTATGGTCGTACTTGATACGACCATTGCCAACGTCTCTGTACCGCATATTACCGGTAACCTTGCTGTTTCAAGCACACAAGGGACATGGGTCGTTACTTCATATGCAGTTGCAGAAGCGATTTGTGTACCTTTAACGGGTTGGTTAGCAGGCCGCTTTGGAACGGTGCGGGTCTTTATCTTTGGTTTAATTGGCTTTACGGTCTTTTCTTTCCTATGCGGTTTGGCAACATCGTTAGAAATGTTGGTGTTTTTCCGTATTGGGCAGGGCCTTTGTGGTGGTCCACTTATGCCACTCAGCCAAACCTTGCTTATGCGTATTTTCCCTCAAGAAAAGCATGCGCAGGCAATGGGCCTATGGGCAATGACCACAGTCGTCGGGCCAATTTTAGGACCAATTTTGGGTGGTCTGATTAGTGATAACCTGTCTTGGCACTGGATCTTCTTTATTAACTTACCTGTTGGTATTGTCTGTGTATTAGCAGCAATGCGCTTGTTAAGAGTAGCCGAAACAGAAACTATTTCTTTAAGAATCGACACTGTTGGTTTAGGCCTGTTAATTCTGTGGATTGGTGCGTTACAGCTTATGCTTGACTTGGGGCATGAGCGCGACTGGTTTAACAGCACGAGCATTGTGGTTTTAGCTTTAACTGCCGCCATTGGCTTTGTGGTGTTCCTGATATGGGAACTCACCGACAAACACCCCGTGGTGGATGTCAAAGTCTTTAGGCATAGGGGCTTTGCCATTTCGGTACTGGCCTTGTCGCTCGGCTTTGGCGCATTCTTTGGCAGTATTGTACTGATTCCGCAGTGGCTGCAAATGAACCTTTCTTATACCGCGACGTGGGCCGGCTATTTAACTGCAACCATGGGCTTTGGTAGTTTGACCATGTCACCGATTGTGGCAAAGCTCTCGACCAAACATGACCCGCGTGCACTGGCGAGCTTTGGTCTAATTTTGCTGGGTATTGTGACTTTAATGCGGGCATTCTGGACCACAGATGCCGACTTTATGGCACTGGCTTGGCCACAAATCCTGCAAGGTTTTGCAGTACCGTTCTTCTTTATTCCACTGTCTAACATTGCACTTGGTTCGGTACTCCAGCAAGAAATTGCATCTGCTGCGGGTCTCATGAACTTCTTAAGAACCATGGCAGGGGCGATTGGCGCTTCAATTGCGGTGACCGTGTGGGACGACCACGCCAAAGTTGCCCGTAGTGAAATGGTGTCAAACCTTCATACCACCGAAGTACAAAACACACTTTTGCAAAATGGTTTTACGGCTGACTCGACGCTTGGAATTATTTCAAATCTAGTTGATAAAGAAGCAATTACCATGTCGGCAAACCATGTGTTTTTGCTATTTGCGATTGTGTTTGTCTTTGCAGGACTGGTCATTTGGCTCTGTCCAAAACCCAAACAGGTCAGCGGTATGCCTTCTCACTAA